In Fulvia fulva chromosome 10, complete sequence, a single window of DNA contains:
- a CDS encoding 60S ribosomal protein L20-B: MRIFAPNDVVAKSRFWYFLSKLRKVKKANGEIVSLNKIQEKHPLKVKNFGIWIRYDSRSGTHNMYKEYREMSRTDAVQSLYQDMASRHRARFRTIHILKVVEVEKVDDIRRPYIKQLTTKDLKFPLPHRAPPKRGKKIFAATRPNTFY, encoded by the exons ATGCGCATCTTTGCACCAAACGATGTCGTTGCCAAGAGCAGATTCTGGTACTTCCTCTCGAAGCTCCGAAAGGTCAAGAAGGCGAACGGTGAGATCGTTTCGCTCAACAAG ATCCAAGAGAAGCACCCTCTCAAGGTCAAGAACTTCGGTATCTGGATCCGATACGACTCGCGTTCCGGCACCCACAACATGTACAAGGAGTACCGTGAGATGAGCCGCACCGACGCCGTCCAGTCGCTCTACCAGGACATGGCTTCCCGCCACCGTGCCCGCTTCAGGACCATCCAC ATTCTCAAGGTCGTCGAGGTCGAGAAGGTTGACGACATCCGCCGCCCATACATCAAGCAGCTCACCACCAAGGACCTCAAGTTCCCACTTCCTCACCGTGCACCACCCAAGCGCGGCAAGAAGATCTTCGCTGCCACCCGACCAAACACCTTCTACTAG
- a CDS encoding Enoyl-CoA hydratase AFT3-1, with product MPTGKTAPGSDYVHPPEMQELPIPRNYADLGFTEIKITNVPESSSEVTPVQLLTLYRPKKYNAFTPTMMRELEHAYTLFDVDDRVKCIVQTGHGRMFCAGADLDTGFVGAEETLRDHRDGGGRVVMAITRCRKPSIAAVQGSAVGIGITQTLPMHIRIAYKDAKIGFVFAQRGLVMEAASSFYLPKLIGTSKAMHLTTTGLTYPASHKLLDDLFTEVLDKQEDVLPRALELANHVVENTSAVSTYLMRELMYRGPSSPEATHLLDSRIVYELFSSKDNKEGVRSFLEKRKANFQGSMKDDAPQAYPWWDPISTGNRPVNQGYQYKPKL from the exons ATGCCTACAGGAAAGACAGCTCCAGGAAGCGACTACGTCCATCCCCCAGAAATGCAAGAGCTGCCCATACCGAGAAACTATGCAGACCTTGGTTTCACTGAGATCAAGATCACGAACGTCCCCGAATCCTCCTCAGAAGTCACACCAGTCCAGCTCCTCACGCTCTACCGACCAAAGAAGTACAATGCCTTCACACCCACCATGATGCGTGAGCTCGAGCACGCCTACACTCTCTTCGACGTCGACGACCGCGTAAAGTGCATTGTCCAGACTGGCCATGGTAGAATGTTCTGCGCAGGCGCGGATTTGGACACGGGCTTTGTAGGAGCTGAAGAGACGTTGCGGGATCACAGAGATGGCGGTGGCAGAGTGGTCATGGCAATCACTAGGTGCAGGAAGCCGAGTATTGCTGCTGTGCAGGGTAGTGCTGTAGGCATTGGAATCACACAAACACTGCCAATGCACATCAGGATTGCGTACAAGGATGCTAAGATCGGCTTTGTGTTTGCGCAGAGAGGGTTGGTGATGGAGGCTGCGAGCAGCTTTTACCTGCCCAAATTGATCGG CACATCGAAGGCCATGCATCTGACCACGACCGGCTTGACATATCCAGCCAGCCACAAGCTTCTCGACGACCTGTTCACCGAAGTCCTAGACAAGCAAGAAGATGTTCTCCCTCGAGCCCTCGAGCTTGCCAATCATGTTGTCGAGAACACGAGCGCTGTCTCGACATACCTGATGAGAGAGCTGATGTACCGTGGACCAAGCTCACCAGAGGCAACCCATCTTTTGGACAGCAGGATAGTATACGAACTGTTCAGCAGCAAGGACAACAAGGAAGGTGTCAGATCATTTTTGGAAAAGAGGAAGGCAAATTTCCAGGGCTCTATGAAGGACGATGCACCGCAAGCCTACCCGTGGTGGGACCCTATCAGCACGGGAAACAGACCGGTAAACCAGGGTTACCAGTATAAGCCTAAGTTGTAG
- a CDS encoding Decarboxylase orsB, producing the protein MTPPLIALEEHFLSTAVLNAFDQAYQEQFKAIPMAKEKLSDLDELRLSEMEKGKVWLQVISHAPAPGGASLDQCRSGNDELAAAVRKRPDRFAGFAVLPVADPAGCAQELERTVKELGFVGALIDNHVNGTYYEGPEYDVMWQKAQDLDVAIYLHPTWPAENMMPQYTGNFSGGASRSLGASGWGWHTETGLHVLRLYAAGVFDKFPRLKIIIGHFGEMLPFSLQRICNLSVRWGDQQRKLKQVWDENIWITTSGVWSLDPMRCILGNTKIDHILFSVDYPFEKNENGLKWIEELEQSGLVTQEELEMIAYKNSEKLLRLKAPHIANGI; encoded by the coding sequence ATGACACCACCACTTATCGCTCTAGAAGAGCACTTTCTTTCGACAGCGGTATTAAATGCCTTCGATCAAGCATACCAAGAACAATTCAAAGCAATACCGATGGCAAAGGAAAAGCTCTCAGACCTGGACGAACTACGGCTAAGCGAGATGGAAAAAGGCAAAGTCTGGTTACAGGTCATCTCGCATGCTCCAGCACCTGGTGGCGCTTCCCTAGACCAGTGTAGATCAGGCAACGATGAGCTGGCTGCAGCAGTACGGAAGCGACCAGACAGGTTTGCAGGGTTCGCAGTGCTTCCGGTCGCAGATCCAGCAGGATGCGCTCAAGAGCTCGAGCGAACGGTGAAGGAGCTCGGGTTTGTCGGCGCTCTCATCGACAACCATGTCAATGGCACATATTACGAGGGCCCGGAGTACGATGTGATGTGGCAAAAGGCGCAGGACCTCGATGTAGCAATTTACCTCCATCCGACATGGCCGGCCGAGAACATGATGCCGCAATACACTGGCAACTTCAGCGGCGGAGCATCGCGGAGTCTGGGCGCATCTGGTTGGGGATGGCATACTGAGACCGGTCTGCATGTACTGCGGCTCTACGCTGCTGGTGTCTTCGACAAGTTCCCTCGCCTCAAGATCATCATCGGTCATTTCGGCGAGATGCTGCCTTTCTCTTTACAGCGGATCTGCAACCTCAGTGTTCGATGGGGCGATCAACAAAGGAAGCTGAAGCAAGTCTGGGATGAGAATATCTGGATCACAACATCCGGCGTCTGGAGCCTGGATCCAATGCGATGCATTCTCGGTAACACAAAGATCGACCACATTCTGTTCAGCGTAGACTATCCATTCGAGAAGAATGAGAATGGCCTCAAATGGATAGAAGAGCTTGAGCAGAGCGGGCTGGTGACACAGGAGGAACTAGAGATGATCGCCTACAAGAATTCCGAGAAGTTGTTGCGATTAAAGGCGCCGCATATCGCGAATGGGATATGA